One window of Paralichthys olivaceus isolate ysfri-2021 chromosome 20, ASM2471397v2, whole genome shotgun sequence genomic DNA carries:
- the LOC109645150 gene encoding BCL2/adenovirus E1B 19 kDa protein-interacting protein 2-like isoform X6 yields the protein MTNTTDTPDTTDTTNTDDTTNTTDTTDTTDTTDTTNTTDTTDTTNTTDSTDTTDTTNTSNTTDTTDTTDTTDTTDTTDTMTNTTDTPDTTDTTNTDDTTNTTDTTDTTDTTNTTNTTDTTDTTNTTDTTDTTNTTDTTDTTDTTDNTNTTTTDTTNTNTAAAATCTTDTTTDTTTDITTTDTKTVATCCTSAPTTTPPDEPDEEEMERDTSTGEEKAGDDEQLCDLLTGATEDESQQKSSTPTRDRPDPPSTLLLSGLRPKKKKVLVAPALSLSLDHDDTGLDLDLDAMETPSDSESLLFPIYDLDLEDDLRRLGVASHRHRPIGSRSVRSDQSELGALEREDVMDSQGTRWRCFSTGDPPQESRVDMSVLEPFLRVLSHGGYYGNGMNDIIVFSSCYLPQNRLNNYTYVMDNLFRYVVGTLDLMVAENYVMVYLCAGGQRDKLPEFSWLRECYTTIHRRLRKNLKGFYVVHPTWYIKALITIIKPFISSKFSRKLQFVNSLQELSDFIPTEHVQIPDCVRLYDQNLSR from the exons ATGACTAATACCACTGATACTCCTGATACTACTGATACAACTAATACTGAtgatactactaatactactgacaccactgatactactgacaccactgatactactaatactactgacaccactgatactactaatactactgaCAGCACTGATACTACTGACACCACTAATACTTCTAATACTACTGACACCACTGATACTACAGACACCACTGATACTACAGACACCACAGACACCATGACTAATACCACTGATACTCCTGATACTACTGATACAACTAATACTGAtgatactactaatactactgaCACCACTGATACTACTGACACCactaatactactaatactactgacaccactgatactactaatactactgacaccactgatactactaatactactgaCACCACTGATACTACAGACACCACtgataatactaatactactacaaCTGACACTACCAATACtaatactgctgctgctgccacttgTACTACTGATACTACAACCGATACTACTACTGATATAACTACCACAGATACTAAGACAGTAGCTACATGTTGTACTTCAGCTCCCACTACAACTCCTCCTGATGAACCAG atgaggaggagatggagagagacacgTCCACTGGAGAAGAGAAAG CAGGTGATGACGAGCAGCTGTGTGATCTCCTCACAG GAGCAACAGAGGACGAGTCTCAGCAGAAATCATCGACTCCGACGAGAGACAGACCAG ATCCTCCCAGCACTCTGCTGTTGTCAGGGTTAcgaccaaagaagaagaaagtgctGGTGGCTCCagctctcagtctgtctctag ACCACGATGACACTGGGCTCGACCTCGATCTCGACGCCATGGAAACACCCTCAGACAGTGAATCACTGCTCTTCCCGATCTACGACTTGGATCTGGAag ATGACCTTCGGCGTCTTGGCGTGGCGTCCCACCGTCACAGACCCATCGGATCCAGGTCTGTCAGGTCGGACCAGAGTGAACTGGGAGCTCTGGAGAGGGAGGATGTGATGGATAGTCAGGGCACAAGGTGGCGCTGTTTCTCCACAGGTGACCCGCCCCAGGAGAGCCGGGTCGACATGAGCGTCCTGGAGCCGTTTCTCAGAGTTCTGTCTCATGGAG GTTACTATGGAAACGGTATGAATGACATCATCGTCTTTTCCTCCTGTTACCTGCCACAGAACCGTCTGAACAATTATACGTATGTGATGGACAATCTGTTCAG gtatGTTGTGGGAACTCTGGATCTGATGGTTGCTGAAAACTATGTGATGGTTTATCTTTGTGCTGgaggacaaagagacaaactcCCTGAGTTCAGTTGGCTCCGAGAATGTTACACCACCATCCACAGGAG GTTGAGGAAGAACCTGAAAGGTTTCTACGTGGTTCATCCCACCTGGTACATTAAAGctctcatcaccatcatcaaacCCTTCATCAG CTCTAAGTTTAGCAGGAAGTTGCAGTTCGTCAACAGTCTTCAGGAACTTTCGGATTTCATCCCGACTGAACACGTTCAGATTCCAGACTGTGTCCGACT GTACGATCAGAATCTGTCCAGGTGa
- the LOC109645150 gene encoding BCL2/adenovirus E1B 19 kDa protein-interacting protein 2-like isoform X3 — protein MTNTTDTPDTTDTTNTDDTTNTTDTTDTTDTTDTTNTTDTTDTTNTTDSTDTTDTTNTSNTTDTTDTTDTTDTTDTTDTMTNTTDTPDTTDTTNTDDTTNTTDTTDTTDTTNTTNTTDTTDTTNTTDTTDTTNTTDTTDTTDTTDNTNTTTTDTTNTNTAAAATCTTDTTTDTTTDITTTDTKTVATCCTSAPTTTPPDEPDEEEMERDTSTGEEKAGDDEQLCDLLTGATEDESQQKSSTPTRDRPDPPSTLLLSGLRPKKKKVLVAPALSLSLGRSESTVSDDFPSGFLSPSPEDHDDTGLDLDLDAMETPSDSESLLFPIYDLDLEDDLRRLGVASHRHRPIGSRSVRSDQSELGALEREDVMDSQGTRWRCFSTGDPPQESRVDMSVLEPFLRVLSHGGYYGNGMNDIIVFSSCYLPQNRLNNYTYVMDNLFRYVVGTLDLMVAENYVMVYLCAGGQRDKLPEFSWLRECYTTIHRRLRKNLKGFYVVHPTWYIKALITIIKPFISSKFSRKLQFVNSLQELSDFIPTEHVQIPDCVRLYDQNLSR, from the exons ATGACTAATACCACTGATACTCCTGATACTACTGATACAACTAATACTGAtgatactactaatactactgacaccactgatactactgacaccactgatactactaatactactgacaccactgatactactaatactactgaCAGCACTGATACTACTGACACCACTAATACTTCTAATACTACTGACACCACTGATACTACAGACACCACTGATACTACAGACACCACAGACACCATGACTAATACCACTGATACTCCTGATACTACTGATACAACTAATACTGAtgatactactaatactactgaCACCACTGATACTACTGACACCactaatactactaatactactgacaccactgatactactaatactactgacaccactgatactactaatactactgaCACCACTGATACTACAGACACCACtgataatactaatactactacaaCTGACACTACCAATACtaatactgctgctgctgccacttgTACTACTGATACTACAACCGATACTACTACTGATATAACTACCACAGATACTAAGACAGTAGCTACATGTTGTACTTCAGCTCCCACTACAACTCCTCCTGATGAACCAG atgaggaggagatggagagagacacgTCCACTGGAGAAGAGAAAG CAGGTGATGACGAGCAGCTGTGTGATCTCCTCACAG GAGCAACAGAGGACGAGTCTCAGCAGAAATCATCGACTCCGACGAGAGACAGACCAG ATCCTCCCAGCACTCTGCTGTTGTCAGGGTTAcgaccaaagaagaagaaagtgctGGTGGCTCCagctctcagtctgtctctag GTCGCAGTGAGTCCACCGTCTCTGACGACTTCCCCTCTGGCTTCCTCTCCCCCTCACCTGAAGACCACGATGACACTGGGCTCGACCTCGATCTCGACGCCATGGAAACACCCTCAGACAGTGAATCACTGCTCTTCCCGATCTACGACTTGGATCTGGAag ATGACCTTCGGCGTCTTGGCGTGGCGTCCCACCGTCACAGACCCATCGGATCCAGGTCTGTCAGGTCGGACCAGAGTGAACTGGGAGCTCTGGAGAGGGAGGATGTGATGGATAGTCAGGGCACAAGGTGGCGCTGTTTCTCCACAGGTGACCCGCCCCAGGAGAGCCGGGTCGACATGAGCGTCCTGGAGCCGTTTCTCAGAGTTCTGTCTCATGGAG GTTACTATGGAAACGGTATGAATGACATCATCGTCTTTTCCTCCTGTTACCTGCCACAGAACCGTCTGAACAATTATACGTATGTGATGGACAATCTGTTCAG gtatGTTGTGGGAACTCTGGATCTGATGGTTGCTGAAAACTATGTGATGGTTTATCTTTGTGCTGgaggacaaagagacaaactcCCTGAGTTCAGTTGGCTCCGAGAATGTTACACCACCATCCACAGGAG GTTGAGGAAGAACCTGAAAGGTTTCTACGTGGTTCATCCCACCTGGTACATTAAAGctctcatcaccatcatcaaacCCTTCATCAG CTCTAAGTTTAGCAGGAAGTTGCAGTTCGTCAACAGTCTTCAGGAACTTTCGGATTTCATCCCGACTGAACACGTTCAGATTCCAGACTGTGTCCGACT GTACGATCAGAATCTGTCCAGGTGa
- the LOC109645150 gene encoding BCL2/adenovirus E1B 19 kDa protein-interacting protein 2-like isoform X7 — translation MTNTTDTPDTPDTTDTTNTDDTTNTTDTTDTTDTTNTTNTTDTTDTTNTTDTTDTTNTTDTTDTTDTTDNTNTTTTDTTNTNTAAAATCTTDTTTDTTTDITTTDTKTVATCCTSAPTTTPPDEPDEEEMERDTSTGEEKAGDDEQLCDLLTGATEDESQQKSSTPTRDRPGTRSKSSLHHRDKEDPPSTLLLSGLRPKKKKVLVAPALSLSLGRSESTVSDDFPSGFLSPSPEDHDDTGLDLDLDAMETPSDSESLLFPIYDLDLEDDLRRLGVASHRHRPIGSRSVRSDQSELGALEREDVMDSQGTRWRCFSTGDPPQESRVDMSVLEPFLRVLSHGGYYGNGMNDIIVFSSCYLPQNRLNNYTYVMDNLFRYVVGTLDLMVAENYVMVYLCAGGQRDKLPEFSWLRECYTTIHRRLRKNLKGFYVVHPTWYIKALITIIKPFISSKFSRKLQFVNSLQELSDFIPTEHVQIPDCVRLYDQNLSR, via the exons ATGACTAATACCACTGATACTC CTGATACTCCTGATACTACTGATACAACTAATACTGAtgatactactaatactactgaCACCACTGATACTACTGACACCactaatactactaatactactgacaccactgatactactaatactactgacaccactgatactactaatactactgaCACCACTGATACTACAGACACCACtgataatactaatactactacaaCTGACACTACCAATACtaatactgctgctgctgccacttgTACTACTGATACTACAACCGATACTACTACTGATATAACTACCACAGATACTAAGACAGTAGCTACATGTTGTACTTCAGCTCCCACTACAACTCCTCCTGATGAACCAG atgaggaggagatggagagagacacgTCCACTGGAGAAGAGAAAG CAGGTGATGACGAGCAGCTGTGTGATCTCCTCACAG GAGCAACAGAGGACGAGTCTCAGCAGAAATCATCGACTCCGACGAGAGACAGACCAGGTACCAGATCTAAATCGTCCTTACACCATAGAGACAAAGAGG ATCCTCCCAGCACTCTGCTGTTGTCAGGGTTAcgaccaaagaagaagaaagtgctGGTGGCTCCagctctcagtctgtctctag GTCGCAGTGAGTCCACCGTCTCTGACGACTTCCCCTCTGGCTTCCTCTCCCCCTCACCTGAAGACCACGATGACACTGGGCTCGACCTCGATCTCGACGCCATGGAAACACCCTCAGACAGTGAATCACTGCTCTTCCCGATCTACGACTTGGATCTGGAag ATGACCTTCGGCGTCTTGGCGTGGCGTCCCACCGTCACAGACCCATCGGATCCAGGTCTGTCAGGTCGGACCAGAGTGAACTGGGAGCTCTGGAGAGGGAGGATGTGATGGATAGTCAGGGCACAAGGTGGCGCTGTTTCTCCACAGGTGACCCGCCCCAGGAGAGCCGGGTCGACATGAGCGTCCTGGAGCCGTTTCTCAGAGTTCTGTCTCATGGAG GTTACTATGGAAACGGTATGAATGACATCATCGTCTTTTCCTCCTGTTACCTGCCACAGAACCGTCTGAACAATTATACGTATGTGATGGACAATCTGTTCAG gtatGTTGTGGGAACTCTGGATCTGATGGTTGCTGAAAACTATGTGATGGTTTATCTTTGTGCTGgaggacaaagagacaaactcCCTGAGTTCAGTTGGCTCCGAGAATGTTACACCACCATCCACAGGAG GTTGAGGAAGAACCTGAAAGGTTTCTACGTGGTTCATCCCACCTGGTACATTAAAGctctcatcaccatcatcaaacCCTTCATCAG CTCTAAGTTTAGCAGGAAGTTGCAGTTCGTCAACAGTCTTCAGGAACTTTCGGATTTCATCCCGACTGAACACGTTCAGATTCCAGACTGTGTCCGACT GTACGATCAGAATCTGTCCAGGTGa
- the LOC109645150 gene encoding bcl-2/adenovirus E1B 19 kDa-interacting protein 2-like protein isoform X1 has protein sequence MTNTTDTPDTTDTTNTDDTTNTTDTTDTTDTTDTTNTTDTTDTTNTTDSTDTTDTTNTSNTTDTTDTTDTTDTTDTTDTMTNTTDTPDTTDTTNTDDTTNTTDTTDTTDTTNTTNTTDTTDTTNTTDTTDTTNTTDTTDTTDTTDNTNTTTTDTTNTNTAAAATCTTDTTTDTTTDITTTDTKTVATCCTSAPTTTPPDEPDEEEMERDTSTGEEKAGDDEQLCDLLTGATEDESQQKSSTPTRDRPGTRSKSSLHHRDKEDPPSTLLLSGLRPKKKKVLVAPALSLSLGRSESTVSDDFPSGFLSPSPEDHDDTGLDLDLDAMETPSDSESLLFPIYDLDLEDDLRRLGVASHRHRPIGSRSVRSDQSELGALEREDVMDSQGTRWRCFSTGDPPQESRVDMSVLEPFLRVLSHGGYYGNGMNDIIVFSSCYLPQNRLNNYTYVMDNLFRYVVGTLDLMVAENYVMVYLCAGGQRDKLPEFSWLRECYTTIHRRLRKNLKGFYVVHPTWYIKALITIIKPFISSKFSRKLQFVNSLQELSDFIPTEHVQIPDCVRLYDQNLSR, from the exons ATGACTAATACCACTGATACTCCTGATACTACTGATACAACTAATACTGAtgatactactaatactactgacaccactgatactactgacaccactgatactactaatactactgacaccactgatactactaatactactgaCAGCACTGATACTACTGACACCACTAATACTTCTAATACTACTGACACCACTGATACTACAGACACCACTGATACTACAGACACCACAGACACCATGACTAATACCACTGATACTCCTGATACTACTGATACAACTAATACTGAtgatactactaatactactgaCACCACTGATACTACTGACACCactaatactactaatactactgacaccactgatactactaatactactgacaccactgatactactaatactactgaCACCACTGATACTACAGACACCACtgataatactaatactactacaaCTGACACTACCAATACtaatactgctgctgctgccacttgTACTACTGATACTACAACCGATACTACTACTGATATAACTACCACAGATACTAAGACAGTAGCTACATGTTGTACTTCAGCTCCCACTACAACTCCTCCTGATGAACCAG atgaggaggagatggagagagacacgTCCACTGGAGAAGAGAAAG CAGGTGATGACGAGCAGCTGTGTGATCTCCTCACAG GAGCAACAGAGGACGAGTCTCAGCAGAAATCATCGACTCCGACGAGAGACAGACCAGGTACCAGATCTAAATCGTCCTTACACCATAGAGACAAAGAGG ATCCTCCCAGCACTCTGCTGTTGTCAGGGTTAcgaccaaagaagaagaaagtgctGGTGGCTCCagctctcagtctgtctctag GTCGCAGTGAGTCCACCGTCTCTGACGACTTCCCCTCTGGCTTCCTCTCCCCCTCACCTGAAGACCACGATGACACTGGGCTCGACCTCGATCTCGACGCCATGGAAACACCCTCAGACAGTGAATCACTGCTCTTCCCGATCTACGACTTGGATCTGGAag ATGACCTTCGGCGTCTTGGCGTGGCGTCCCACCGTCACAGACCCATCGGATCCAGGTCTGTCAGGTCGGACCAGAGTGAACTGGGAGCTCTGGAGAGGGAGGATGTGATGGATAGTCAGGGCACAAGGTGGCGCTGTTTCTCCACAGGTGACCCGCCCCAGGAGAGCCGGGTCGACATGAGCGTCCTGGAGCCGTTTCTCAGAGTTCTGTCTCATGGAG GTTACTATGGAAACGGTATGAATGACATCATCGTCTTTTCCTCCTGTTACCTGCCACAGAACCGTCTGAACAATTATACGTATGTGATGGACAATCTGTTCAG gtatGTTGTGGGAACTCTGGATCTGATGGTTGCTGAAAACTATGTGATGGTTTATCTTTGTGCTGgaggacaaagagacaaactcCCTGAGTTCAGTTGGCTCCGAGAATGTTACACCACCATCCACAGGAG GTTGAGGAAGAACCTGAAAGGTTTCTACGTGGTTCATCCCACCTGGTACATTAAAGctctcatcaccatcatcaaacCCTTCATCAG CTCTAAGTTTAGCAGGAAGTTGCAGTTCGTCAACAGTCTTCAGGAACTTTCGGATTTCATCCCGACTGAACACGTTCAGATTCCAGACTGTGTCCGACT GTACGATCAGAATCTGTCCAGGTGa
- the LOC109645150 gene encoding bcl-2/adenovirus E1B 19 kDa-interacting protein 2-like protein isoform X2, which translates to MTNTTDTPDTTDTTNTDDTTNTTDTTDTTDTTDTTNTTDTTDTTNTTDSTDTTDTTNTSNTTDTTDTTDTTDTTDTTDTMTNTTDTPDTTDTTNTDDTTNTTDTTDTTDTTNTTNTTDTTDTTNTTDTTDTTNTTDTTDTTDTTDNTNTTTTDTTNTNTAAAATCTTDTTTDTTTDITTTDTKTVATCCTSAPTTTPPDEPDEEEMERDTSTGEEKGDDEQLCDLLTGATEDESQQKSSTPTRDRPGTRSKSSLHHRDKEDPPSTLLLSGLRPKKKKVLVAPALSLSLGRSESTVSDDFPSGFLSPSPEDHDDTGLDLDLDAMETPSDSESLLFPIYDLDLEDDLRRLGVASHRHRPIGSRSVRSDQSELGALEREDVMDSQGTRWRCFSTGDPPQESRVDMSVLEPFLRVLSHGGYYGNGMNDIIVFSSCYLPQNRLNNYTYVMDNLFRYVVGTLDLMVAENYVMVYLCAGGQRDKLPEFSWLRECYTTIHRRLRKNLKGFYVVHPTWYIKALITIIKPFISSKFSRKLQFVNSLQELSDFIPTEHVQIPDCVRLYDQNLSR; encoded by the exons ATGACTAATACCACTGATACTCCTGATACTACTGATACAACTAATACTGAtgatactactaatactactgacaccactgatactactgacaccactgatactactaatactactgacaccactgatactactaatactactgaCAGCACTGATACTACTGACACCACTAATACTTCTAATACTACTGACACCACTGATACTACAGACACCACTGATACTACAGACACCACAGACACCATGACTAATACCACTGATACTCCTGATACTACTGATACAACTAATACTGAtgatactactaatactactgaCACCACTGATACTACTGACACCactaatactactaatactactgacaccactgatactactaatactactgacaccactgatactactaatactactgaCACCACTGATACTACAGACACCACtgataatactaatactactacaaCTGACACTACCAATACtaatactgctgctgctgccacttgTACTACTGATACTACAACCGATACTACTACTGATATAACTACCACAGATACTAAGACAGTAGCTACATGTTGTACTTCAGCTCCCACTACAACTCCTCCTGATGAACCAG atgaggaggagatggagagagacacgTCCACTGGAGAAGAGAAAG GTGATGACGAGCAGCTGTGTGATCTCCTCACAG GAGCAACAGAGGACGAGTCTCAGCAGAAATCATCGACTCCGACGAGAGACAGACCAGGTACCAGATCTAAATCGTCCTTACACCATAGAGACAAAGAGG ATCCTCCCAGCACTCTGCTGTTGTCAGGGTTAcgaccaaagaagaagaaagtgctGGTGGCTCCagctctcagtctgtctctag GTCGCAGTGAGTCCACCGTCTCTGACGACTTCCCCTCTGGCTTCCTCTCCCCCTCACCTGAAGACCACGATGACACTGGGCTCGACCTCGATCTCGACGCCATGGAAACACCCTCAGACAGTGAATCACTGCTCTTCCCGATCTACGACTTGGATCTGGAag ATGACCTTCGGCGTCTTGGCGTGGCGTCCCACCGTCACAGACCCATCGGATCCAGGTCTGTCAGGTCGGACCAGAGTGAACTGGGAGCTCTGGAGAGGGAGGATGTGATGGATAGTCAGGGCACAAGGTGGCGCTGTTTCTCCACAGGTGACCCGCCCCAGGAGAGCCGGGTCGACATGAGCGTCCTGGAGCCGTTTCTCAGAGTTCTGTCTCATGGAG GTTACTATGGAAACGGTATGAATGACATCATCGTCTTTTCCTCCTGTTACCTGCCACAGAACCGTCTGAACAATTATACGTATGTGATGGACAATCTGTTCAG gtatGTTGTGGGAACTCTGGATCTGATGGTTGCTGAAAACTATGTGATGGTTTATCTTTGTGCTGgaggacaaagagacaaactcCCTGAGTTCAGTTGGCTCCGAGAATGTTACACCACCATCCACAGGAG GTTGAGGAAGAACCTGAAAGGTTTCTACGTGGTTCATCCCACCTGGTACATTAAAGctctcatcaccatcatcaaacCCTTCATCAG CTCTAAGTTTAGCAGGAAGTTGCAGTTCGTCAACAGTCTTCAGGAACTTTCGGATTTCATCCCGACTGAACACGTTCAGATTCCAGACTGTGTCCGACT GTACGATCAGAATCTGTCCAGGTGa
- the LOC109645150 gene encoding protein prune homolog 2-like isoform X5 translates to MTNTTDTPDTTDTTNTDDTTNTTDTTDTTDTTDTTNTTDTTDTTNTTDSTDTTDTTNTSNTTDTTDTTDTTDTTDTTDTMTNTTDTPDTTDTTNTDDTTNTTDTTDTTDTTNTTNTTDTTDTTNTTDTTDTTNTTDTTDTTDTTDNTNTTTTDTTNTNTAAAATCTTDTTTDTTTDITTTDTKTVATCCTSAPTTTPPDEPDEEEMERDTSTGEEKAGDDEQLCDLLTGATEDESQQKSSTPTRDRPGTRSKSSLHHRDKEDPPSTLLLSGLRPKKKKVLVAPALSLSLDHDDTGLDLDLDAMETPSDSESLLFPIYDLDLEDDLRRLGVASHRHRPIGSRSVRSDQSELGALEREDVMDSQGTRWRCFSTGDPPQESRVDMSVLEPFLRVLSHGGYYGNGMNDIIVFSSCYLPQNRLNNYTYVMDNLFRYVVGTLDLMVAENYVMVYLCAGGQRDKLPEFSWLRECYTTIHRRLRKNLKGFYVVHPTWYIKALITIIKPFISSKFSRKLQFVNSLQELSDFIPTEHVQIPDCVRLYDQNLSR, encoded by the exons ATGACTAATACCACTGATACTCCTGATACTACTGATACAACTAATACTGAtgatactactaatactactgacaccactgatactactgacaccactgatactactaatactactgacaccactgatactactaatactactgaCAGCACTGATACTACTGACACCACTAATACTTCTAATACTACTGACACCACTGATACTACAGACACCACTGATACTACAGACACCACAGACACCATGACTAATACCACTGATACTCCTGATACTACTGATACAACTAATACTGAtgatactactaatactactgaCACCACTGATACTACTGACACCactaatactactaatactactgacaccactgatactactaatactactgacaccactgatactactaatactactgaCACCACTGATACTACAGACACCACtgataatactaatactactacaaCTGACACTACCAATACtaatactgctgctgctgccacttgTACTACTGATACTACAACCGATACTACTACTGATATAACTACCACAGATACTAAGACAGTAGCTACATGTTGTACTTCAGCTCCCACTACAACTCCTCCTGATGAACCAG atgaggaggagatggagagagacacgTCCACTGGAGAAGAGAAAG CAGGTGATGACGAGCAGCTGTGTGATCTCCTCACAG GAGCAACAGAGGACGAGTCTCAGCAGAAATCATCGACTCCGACGAGAGACAGACCAGGTACCAGATCTAAATCGTCCTTACACCATAGAGACAAAGAGG ATCCTCCCAGCACTCTGCTGTTGTCAGGGTTAcgaccaaagaagaagaaagtgctGGTGGCTCCagctctcagtctgtctctag ACCACGATGACACTGGGCTCGACCTCGATCTCGACGCCATGGAAACACCCTCAGACAGTGAATCACTGCTCTTCCCGATCTACGACTTGGATCTGGAag ATGACCTTCGGCGTCTTGGCGTGGCGTCCCACCGTCACAGACCCATCGGATCCAGGTCTGTCAGGTCGGACCAGAGTGAACTGGGAGCTCTGGAGAGGGAGGATGTGATGGATAGTCAGGGCACAAGGTGGCGCTGTTTCTCCACAGGTGACCCGCCCCAGGAGAGCCGGGTCGACATGAGCGTCCTGGAGCCGTTTCTCAGAGTTCTGTCTCATGGAG GTTACTATGGAAACGGTATGAATGACATCATCGTCTTTTCCTCCTGTTACCTGCCACAGAACCGTCTGAACAATTATACGTATGTGATGGACAATCTGTTCAG gtatGTTGTGGGAACTCTGGATCTGATGGTTGCTGAAAACTATGTGATGGTTTATCTTTGTGCTGgaggacaaagagacaaactcCCTGAGTTCAGTTGGCTCCGAGAATGTTACACCACCATCCACAGGAG GTTGAGGAAGAACCTGAAAGGTTTCTACGTGGTTCATCCCACCTGGTACATTAAAGctctcatcaccatcatcaaacCCTTCATCAG CTCTAAGTTTAGCAGGAAGTTGCAGTTCGTCAACAGTCTTCAGGAACTTTCGGATTTCATCCCGACTGAACACGTTCAGATTCCAGACTGTGTCCGACT GTACGATCAGAATCTGTCCAGGTGa